The bacterium genome segment GCCGACATTCGGGTTACGGCCTATGAGGCGAGGCATGACCGGACCGGCGCCCGTGTTTTACATCTGCACAGCGATGATCGGGAAAACCTTTTTTCCATCGGATTTCGAACCACACCGACCGATTCCACAGGGCTTCCCCATATCCTTGAGCATTCCGTTCTGGCCGGTTCCGAGAGATATCCGGTCAAGGATGCCTTTAACGAACTGGCCAAGGGGTCATTGAAAACCTTCATCAATGCCTTCACCTATCCGGATAAAACCGTCTATCCTGTGGCCAGCCAGGTCAAGGCGGATTTTTACAATCTGGCCAGGGTGTACCTGGACCTGGTTCTGAGGCCCCGGCTCTCGGAGCACACCCTTCAGCAGGAAGGATATCACTATGCGCCTGAGAATCCGTCCGATCCGGACAGTCCCCTGACTATCTCCGGCATTGTCTATAACGAAATGAAAGGCCTCTATTCCTCCCCGGATTCGCTGCAAAGCAAATTCCTGCTGGAAGGACTGTATCCGGACAGCACTTACGGCTATGACGCCGGTGGGGACCCGGATGAAATTCCCAGTCTTACCTACGAGCAGTTCAGGAATTTTCACCGGGCCTATTATTCTCCTTCCAATGCCTGGATATTTCTTTACGGCAACCTGACTACGGAGGAACATCTGCAATTTCTCGAAGAGATGCTGGCCGGGTTTGACCGGGTCGAAGTCGATTCCCGGATCAAGGACCAGCCGCAATGGCCGGGGATGCGCCGTATCCATAACCGGTATCCGGTCAGCAGGGAGGAGCCGCTCGAGCGCAAAAGCATGGTTGACCTGGCCTGGATAGCCGGTGACAGCCGCGATCCGCAGGAGATACTGCTCCTTCAGATTGCCGCTATTGCCCTGGTGGGAAGTGCCGGGGCCCCTTTGCGCAAGGCATTGATCGATTCAGGGCTCGGCGAAGATCTTTCCCCTGCTACCGGCCTTGAGAGGGACCTGAAGCAGGTACCCTTCATCGTCGGCCTGCGGGGCACGGATATTGACAAGGCAGACCAGATCGAGCAATTGACCTTTGACACGATGAAAAAAATCGTCAAAGAGGGCTTCGATCCTCAATTAATTCACGGTGCCCTGCATCAGGTCGAGTTCCACGGCAAGGAGATTGCCCGCACTGCCATGCCCTATGGCATCACCCTGATGGGCCGGGCTTATCATACCTGGCTGTATGAGGCAGACCCCCTGGCCGGATTGCAGTTTTCCACGCTGATCGAGCAAATCAGACAAAAGTGGCAGCAGCAGCCCAACCTGTTCGAGCAGGTCATTTCCCGGCATATCCTGGAAAATCCTCACTGCCTGCGCTCTGACATGGAGCCGAGCCATACCTGTCAGGAGGAGAAAGAGGCTGCTTTTCGCCAAAAAATGGCCGGGTATAAGGCTTCGCTCTCCAGGGCACAACTGGAGGAAATCATCCGGAATGCGGAAAACCTGCGCCGGGAGCAGGCTGCCCCGGATTCCCCGCAGGCCCTGGCCTGCCTGCCCCGGCTGGAATTGAGCGACATTCCCCGGGAGATTGAAACCATTCCCACGGAAAAAACAGCCATTGCCGGTATCCCGGCCCTGGAGCATGAAATTTTCGCCAATGGCATCGTCTATCTCGATCTGGCCTTTGATGTTTCGGATATTCCCGATGATCTTCAGCCCTACCTGCCGCTTTTGGGCACTCTGACCCTGGGCATGGGAGCAGCAGGGAAAGGCTATGATCTTATGTCCTCTCAGATTGCCCTGAAGATCGGGGGCTTGAGCTGCACCCTGTCCGCCGGTCAGACCGTAGAAGGCGAAGAAACCTGGCAAAAGATGATTTTTCGGATGAAAATGCTTCACCGGAATATCCAGGATGCGGTTGAGCTTCTCGATAAACTTCTGACTCAGGGAGACCTTTCGGACCGGACCAGGATGCAGAACCTGCTGGCCGAAGAAAAAAACGAGATCATCTCCTCCGTGATCCCGCAGGGACATTCCTTTGCCCGGCGCACCGCTTCGTCCGGCCTTTCCCTGACCTATCACCGTGACGAGCAGTGGAACGGCCTGGCCCAGGTGCGGCTTCTGGTCGATCTGGCCGAGCGGTTTTCCCGGGAAGGTGAGAGCCTGAAGGAAAAACTGGCCCGGCTGCGGGAGCATATCTTTCGCCGGGGCAGGGTCACTCTGAATCTGACCGGTGATGCAGAGGGGCTGAACGAACTGCGGTCCGCTCTCGAGCGCCTTGTGCAGGACCTGCCTTCGGGAGGAGAGCCGGGAACAGCGGCGCACTTCCGGCTTGAAAGCTCCAAAGCCAGAGGGATCGCCATTCAGTCGCAGGTCTGCTATGTGGCCCAGGTTCTCCCGGCACCCCGCTACCTTTCCGGCCCGGCCCCTGCCCTGTCGGTACTTGCCCACGAGATGGCCAGCGGCCCCCTGTACAACCGCATCAGGGTGCAGGGCGGTGCCTATGGAGGACACTCCATCTACGACAGCATCAACGGCAACTTCGCTTTCCTCTCCTACCGGGACCCAAATCTCGAAGAGACCATCAAAGTCTACGGGGAAACGGTGGATGAGGTTTCATCAAAGGAAATTTCCTCCGAGGATTTGCGAAAGGCCATTATCAGCACCATTGCCTCCCTGGACAGGCCCATGGGACCGGGCACCAGAGGCTTTACGGCCATGATCTGGGATTTTACCGGCATCACCGACGAACATCGGAAAAAGTTCAGGGAAGAGGTGCTTGCCACCACTCCGGAATCACTGCGGCAGGCGGCAGCCGCCCACCTTCGCCCAAGTTTGAGCGATTCCGTCCTGGCTGTCTACGCTCCCGAAGACCGGCTGAAGCGGGCTGGGGAGGCATTGCAGCTAAAGCTGAATATTCAACCATTGCTGGAGAGAAAAAAGAGCGAAGAGTGAAGGGTCGGAGAATAGAAAGGTTGCCATAAGTACCCAAAAAATAAAGGATACCACAGAGACACAGAGACACAGAGAGCAGTAGGATCGCTATGATAAATGGTGGATAAATACACCTTGACAACAATAAACCAGACACAGAGAAAAACAGGGCAATATTATCTCTGGTTTCAGTGTGGTCCTCTGCATCGGGTGAACCTCCCTGTTCCTCCCTGCATCCCTCTGTGCCTCTGTGTCTCTGTGGTATCCTTTGTATTTCTTTGTATTTCTTTATATTAGCAAACGTAAGTTGAAAAATATCAAACTACCACGGGAGGATTTTTCGTATCGAGTGCTGTATGAAGAATATTTTTCATTGCAGGGATAAATTGAGCGATTAAATATTCTATTTGAGAAAGGATCCGTTCTGCACCTTCTAATTTCCCTTCTTTTCCCATGAATTCCAGGGATAGCGCCAACTCAATAACACTGGAAGCTTTAAAATATGATACCGTGCTTTTGAAGCTGTGAGCTGCCCTTTTCAGCTCTTTACCATCATTTTCCGAGATTGCCGTTCGTATTGCTTCTCTATAATCCGGGTACTTTTCTACAAACAAATTAAAGATCTCTTTGCACCAATCCAAATCACCATTGAATGACTCCAAAACAGCATTCAGATCAATACCTTCATCAAATTCTGAACCTCCCCCAAATTCTGAACCTCCCTCAAATTCTGGATTCTCTGCCAATCCATCTTTCATACTCTTTTTTTCAGGAATAACCTGATTGATAGCTTTCACCAATTCAGGGATTTTAACTGGCTTAGAGATATATCCGTCCATCCCGGCCTCAAGGCATTTTTCACAATCTCCCCTTAACGCATAAGCGGTCATAGCGATAATGGGAAGATGTATGCCGGAGGATTTTTCTTTTTCTCTGATGATCCTCGTTGCCTCAAATCCATCCATAATTGGCATTTGTATATCCAGTAATACCAGATCAATAGGATGTGTTTCGACTAAATCGAGGACTTTTTGTCCATTCTCTGCCAGAACCACTGAATGACCAAGATTATTCAATAACTTGAGAGCAAATTTTTGGTTGATGACATTATCTTCGGCGAGAAGTATCTTTAAGGGTTGGATTGAGCAATCTTCTTTTTGGATTGAGCAATCTTCTTTTATGGTGTGCCTGGTGATGAGTCGGGCATTATCCGATGTGCTATCCGATTCCCCGTGCGCTAATACACTCATGATGGTACTCAAGAGGTCAGATTGCTTAATCGGTTTTGAAAGATAGCCCGAGATACCCATTTTCCTACTGCGGGCACCGTCTCCTCTTTGACCGAAAGAGGTGAGCAGAATAATCTTGACATCGGATATGCGCCTATTATTTTTAATACATCGGCTTACTTCATATCCATCCATCTGCGGCATTTGCAGGTCCAGCAACAAGAGATGGTAAGGATGACCCTCTTGAGCCGCTTTCTCAAGCTCAATTAAGGCACTTTTCCCATCCTTCGCCTCTTGCGGTAGTAATCCCCAATAGGAAATCGTATCTCGCAGGATCTTCCTGTTAGTAGAGTTATCATCTGCAATCAGAACCCGTAACCCCTGTATTTCAACTGGTCTTGATATCCACGCTGGCGGTTTCTTTTGAGTTTGAAGACGGAATTGTGCGGTAAAATGAAATGTGCTGCCTTTGCCCAGTGCACTTTCTACCCAGATTTTACCCCCCATCATTTCAGATAACTTTTTAGAGATAGTCAGTCCTAATCCCGTTCCTCTATATTTTCTCGTAGAAGAGCCATCAACCTGACGGAAGCTTTCAAAAATAATCTCTAATTTATCTTC includes the following:
- a CDS encoding insulinase family protein, whose amino-acid sequence is MGNSGVCPAPTLKAGEKLHGFTVIRVQEIADIRVTAYEARHDRTGARVLHLHSDDRENLFSIGFRTTPTDSTGLPHILEHSVLAGSERYPVKDAFNELAKGSLKTFINAFTYPDKTVYPVASQVKADFYNLARVYLDLVLRPRLSEHTLQQEGYHYAPENPSDPDSPLTISGIVYNEMKGLYSSPDSLQSKFLLEGLYPDSTYGYDAGGDPDEIPSLTYEQFRNFHRAYYSPSNAWIFLYGNLTTEEHLQFLEEMLAGFDRVEVDSRIKDQPQWPGMRRIHNRYPVSREEPLERKSMVDLAWIAGDSRDPQEILLLQIAAIALVGSAGAPLRKALIDSGLGEDLSPATGLERDLKQVPFIVGLRGTDIDKADQIEQLTFDTMKKIVKEGFDPQLIHGALHQVEFHGKEIARTAMPYGITLMGRAYHTWLYEADPLAGLQFSTLIEQIRQKWQQQPNLFEQVISRHILENPHCLRSDMEPSHTCQEEKEAAFRQKMAGYKASLSRAQLEEIIRNAENLRREQAAPDSPQALACLPRLELSDIPREIETIPTEKTAIAGIPALEHEIFANGIVYLDLAFDVSDIPDDLQPYLPLLGTLTLGMGAAGKGYDLMSSQIALKIGGLSCTLSAGQTVEGEETWQKMIFRMKMLHRNIQDAVELLDKLLTQGDLSDRTRMQNLLAEEKNEIISSVIPQGHSFARRTASSGLSLTYHRDEQWNGLAQVRLLVDLAERFSREGESLKEKLARLREHIFRRGRVTLNLTGDAEGLNELRSALERLVQDLPSGGEPGTAAHFRLESSKARGIAIQSQVCYVAQVLPAPRYLSGPAPALSVLAHEMASGPLYNRIRVQGGAYGGHSIYDSINGNFAFLSYRDPNLEETIKVYGETVDEVSSKEISSEDLRKAIISTIASLDRPMGPGTRGFTAMIWDFTGITDEHRKKFREEVLATTPESLRQAAAAHLRPSLSDSVLAVYAPEDRLKRAGEALQLKLNIQPLLERKKSEE